In Pajaroellobacter abortibovis, the following are encoded in one genomic region:
- a CDS encoding RCC1 domain-containing protein produces MCWGDHAWGQTEVPQGQYTFVAAGNAHACAIALGQLVCWGDGSHGQTHAPQGEGYTLVSAGGLHTCALRNYQVECFGSNDAGQTNVPKGEYVEVSAGGLHTCAIDKEKRVICWGSNSKGQIVVPNEGQYIQVSAGGFHTCALDRNGEIICWGDNKKGQTIVPQGIYQSVSSGSEHTCAVTQKGAVVCWGANHLRQTDVI; encoded by the coding sequence GTGTGCTGGGGAGATCATGCTTGGGGGCAGACGGAAGTCCCTCAAGGTCAATATACGTTTGTTGCAGCTGGGAATGCGCATGCATGCGCGATAGCATTGGGGCAGCTTGTCTGTTGGGGGGATGGTAGCCACGGTCAGACCCATGCACCTCAAGGGGAAGGATATACACTTGTTTCAGCTGGTGGGTTACATACCTGTGCTTTAAGAAATTATCAGGTTGAGTGCTTTGGGTCTAACGATGCAGGGCAGACCAATGTCCCTAAAGGGGAATACGTAGAAGTTTCAGCTGGTGGGTTACATACCTGTGCGATTGACAAAGAGAAAAGGGTGATTTGTTGGGGATCAAACAGCAAAGGCCAGATCGTTGTGCCCAATGAAGGACAGTATATCCAGGTATCTGCTGGCGGGTTTCACACCTGTGCTCTCGATAGAAACGGTGAGATTATCTGTTGGGGGGATAATAAAAAAGGCCAGACTATCGTACCTCAGGGAATCTATCAGTCGGTTTCTTCAGGTAGTGAGCATACCTGTGCTGTCACGCAGAAAGGTGCGGTTGTCTGTTGGGGTGCGAATCACTTGAGACAAACAGACGTGATTTAA
- a CDS encoding alpha/beta hydrolase, translating into MEVRQLICGSLLKRIQEDFSAFFSSEIDANKARVPMLFLSGRLDSWTPLSSFESDSRRFTEAQYVESPCLGQSFITEGKNCAWSIMSSFLADPTKRIDTSYPSNFCSQFLH; encoded by the coding sequence ATGGAAGTTCGGCAATTGATCTGTGGGTCCCTCTTGAAAAGGATTCAAGAAGACTTCTCTGCCTTTTTTTCTAGTGAGATAGACGCCAACAAGGCTCGCGTTCCCATGCTCTTTCTGAGCGGGAGACTCGATTCATGGACTCCTTTATCATCGTTTGAGTCAGACAGTCGGCGATTTACAGAGGCACAGTATGTGGAAAGTCCATGCTTAGGGCAGTCTTTTATCACAGAGGGGAAAAATTGTGCATGGAGCATCATGAGCTCTTTCCTGGCAGATCCTACGAAACGAATTGATACTTCCTATCCGTCAAATTTCTGTTCCCAGTTTTTGCATTAA
- a CDS encoding GNAT family N-acetyltransferase, with amino-acid sequence MIEAKRLILRTWQVKDAAAYYRINQDPKVIGFLREPITMEEVKDFIKYASSHWENIKI; translated from the coding sequence GTGATAGAGGCAAAACGATTAATCCTTAGAACTTGGCAAGTGAAAGATGCAGCAGCCTACTATCGCATCAACCAAGATCCAAAGGTGATAGGTTTTTTGCGTGAGCCAATAACCATGGAGGAGGTGAAAGATTTCATAAAGTATGCAAGTAGCCACTGGGAAAATATAAAAATATAG
- a CDS encoding ComEC/Rec2 family competence protein, translated as MAFVLLVLVFSSLQCGGSFGWISEASAQSVVVPSVSCGSGAKMKVHFYNVGEGLAVLIALPDRRHILVDTGDFPRRQGCGSVCSEAHSHLIDQLERDLKGAPIDMLWITHLHSDHIGGASLVLRTFKVNAYVDNGQGKKQNTVRRIRTMARRRRVRVVTVDPGHRDLPIESSSALQIRAIVPPRWPKPCHINPNNCSIGLRVDYCNSSVLFIGDAEAEEEKLLDLLGSITLFQVGHHGSDTSSSESFLSKLMPKYAVISAGRAEEGLNRHYCHPHTSAVVRVNAALGGSFSVPMRVFDNRMRCNQAREEDWKSVLTSDRLWITSRDGDIVLTTTGDGVFQRE; from the coding sequence ATGGCATTCGTGCTCTTAGTCTTGGTTTTCTCGAGCTTGCAGTGTGGGGGGAGCTTTGGATGGATCTCTGAAGCATCGGCTCAATCGGTTGTTGTGCCCTCTGTTTCCTGTGGTTCGGGGGCAAAGATGAAAGTTCACTTTTACAATGTGGGGGAAGGGCTTGCTGTGCTGATCGCCCTTCCGGATCGGCGTCATATTCTAGTGGATACAGGCGATTTTCCTCGGCGGCAGGGGTGTGGTTCAGTCTGTAGCGAAGCGCACTCTCACTTGATCGACCAACTGGAACGTGATTTAAAGGGGGCACCCATTGATATGCTTTGGATCACTCACCTGCATTCCGATCACATAGGGGGAGCATCGCTGGTGCTGCGTACATTTAAAGTGAATGCCTACGTAGATAATGGACAAGGAAAGAAGCAAAATACGGTGCGTCGTATTCGGACGATGGCAAGGCGGAGGAGGGTTCGTGTTGTTACAGTCGATCCAGGGCATCGGGACCTCCCTATAGAAAGTTCTTCTGCGCTTCAAATAAGAGCGATTGTCCCTCCTCGATGGCCGAAGCCATGTCATATCAACCCAAACAATTGCTCGATTGGATTACGGGTTGATTACTGTAACTCTTCTGTCCTTTTTATAGGTGATGCTGAGGCAGAAGAGGAGAAACTTCTGGATCTGTTAGGATCGATTACTTTGTTTCAGGTAGGGCATCATGGGAGCGATACCTCCTCAAGTGAATCTTTTTTGAGCAAACTAATGCCTAAGTATGCTGTGATCTCAGCAGGTCGAGCAGAAGAAGGTCTCAATCGGCATTACTGCCATCCTCACACTTCTGCAGTTGTTCGGGTTAATGCAGCGTTAGGAGGTTCTTTTTCTGTTCCTATGCGGGTATTTGATAATCGAATGCGGTGCAATCAAGCGAGAGAGGAAGATTGGAAAAGCGTTCTCACGAGCGATAGACTTTGGATTACCTCACGGGATGGGGATATTGTGTTGACCACCACGGGTGATGGAGTCTTTCAGCGAGAATAA
- the ubiE gene encoding bifunctional demethylmenaquinone methyltransferase/2-methoxy-6-polyprenyl-1,4-benzoquinol methylase UbiE: MERDRRLEQSAAKVREGSGKMFDGIAQRYDLLNRVLSLGMDRGWRRRVAMELQLPSEARVLDLATGTSDLAIEILCQFPHVTVEGVDPSHQMLAIGREKLESLGLNERVRLSYGQAEKLAFQDASFDAVVIAFGIRNVQDRKGALREMARVTKPGGQVAILELSEPQRGWMSSLARFYIHTLVPWVGAALSGTREYRYLAKSIASFPPSDRLIEMMEESQLQCVKKIPFLFGVVMLYIARSRWE, translated from the coding sequence ATGGAACGAGACAGGAGATTGGAACAGTCAGCAGCGAAAGTGCGAGAGGGGAGTGGCAAAATGTTCGATGGGATTGCTCAGCGCTATGACTTGCTCAATCGGGTTCTCTCCCTAGGAATGGATCGGGGATGGCGACGGCGGGTGGCCATGGAATTGCAACTCCCTTCTGAAGCTCGTGTTCTCGATCTTGCGACAGGCACTTCCGATCTTGCGATTGAGATCCTTTGCCAGTTCCCTCATGTGACGGTGGAAGGGGTGGACCCTTCTCACCAGATGCTTGCGATTGGAAGAGAGAAATTGGAGTCGTTGGGGCTGAACGAGCGAGTTCGTTTGTCCTATGGACAGGCAGAAAAATTAGCATTTCAAGATGCATCGTTTGATGCAGTGGTGATCGCGTTTGGAATCCGGAATGTGCAAGATCGGAAGGGGGCTTTGCGGGAAATGGCCAGAGTGACGAAACCTGGAGGTCAAGTGGCTATCTTGGAATTATCCGAACCTCAACGTGGCTGGATGTCTTCTTTAGCCCGTTTTTATATTCATACCCTGGTCCCCTGGGTGGGGGCTGCTTTGTCGGGTACCAGGGAATACCGATACCTGGCCAAGTCAATCGCTTCCTTTCCACCTTCTGATCGCTTGATTGAGATGATGGAGGAATCCCAGTTACAATGTGTCAAGAAGATCCCTTTTCTGTTTGGAGTTGTGATGCTCTATATTGCTCGTTCTAGGTGGGAATAG
- a CDS encoding isochorismate synthase, whose amino-acid sequence MLSFEEAGLEEFSHSAAPDQLVSLTWAVEPMEVDHFLEVVKEGTAWLWDPSKEGEGDKWSFAGWGETLRLEVREDLSCEGERILMQAMEKRNPGHLEVPSLRLFGGFAFESDWDPSFPWKKFGCASFSVPRWSYGCCGAKAFLRMTVQGRDCQHRSSLLEEIGGVLKKITTSPFKIENRKLTFRKVEGETLEEWGQKIESILREISLGHFKKVVMACRSRLEAEMPLNGVDIVRRFKGRHGDRVRFLMQRGDFWFVGSTPELLVERREKWIRTDALAGSVVLDVDSRREDCEQRKQELLSSLKDREEHAFVVDWIKASLRPFCHKIDSPDVPFIRELKGLAHLWTPIVAECSQEVHVLELVHALHPTPAVCGIPREIARAWIAAHETSSRGWYAGPIGWFDAKGEGAFFVGIRSMLVHGRTVWVYTGAGILRGSEPEKEYKEIAAKQASLLMSVGDVQK is encoded by the coding sequence ATGCTTTCGTTTGAAGAAGCGGGGCTGGAAGAATTTAGTCACAGTGCTGCCCCGGACCAACTTGTATCGCTAACCTGGGCAGTAGAGCCTATGGAAGTAGATCATTTTCTAGAGGTGGTGAAAGAGGGGACTGCGTGGCTTTGGGATCCATCAAAGGAAGGGGAAGGAGACAAATGGTCATTTGCAGGGTGGGGAGAGACTTTAAGACTGGAGGTAAGAGAGGATTTATCTTGCGAAGGAGAGAGAATTCTTATGCAGGCTATGGAGAAGAGAAACCCTGGTCATCTGGAAGTGCCGAGCCTCAGGCTGTTTGGGGGATTTGCTTTCGAATCAGATTGGGATCCGTCTTTTCCTTGGAAGAAATTCGGTTGCGCTAGTTTCTCTGTGCCACGCTGGAGTTACGGATGCTGTGGGGCTAAGGCTTTTTTGCGAATGACAGTACAGGGGAGAGATTGTCAGCATCGTTCTTCCCTTCTTGAGGAGATTGGAGGCGTACTTAAGAAAATAACCACATCGCCTTTCAAAATAGAGAATCGGAAACTGACATTCAGGAAAGTGGAAGGAGAAACGTTAGAGGAATGGGGTCAAAAGATTGAATCCATTCTGCGAGAAATTTCTCTTGGACATTTTAAGAAAGTGGTAATGGCTTGCCGCAGTCGCCTTGAAGCGGAGATGCCTTTGAATGGAGTGGATATCGTTAGGCGCTTCAAAGGGAGGCATGGGGATCGTGTTCGGTTTCTTATGCAGCGAGGAGATTTTTGGTTTGTCGGTTCTACTCCAGAATTGCTTGTGGAGCGAAGGGAAAAGTGGATCAGGACAGACGCTCTTGCTGGATCCGTTGTATTGGACGTTGATAGTCGACGCGAAGATTGTGAACAACGGAAGCAGGAACTCTTATCCAGTCTTAAAGATCGAGAAGAGCATGCTTTTGTGGTAGATTGGATCAAGGCCAGTCTGCGGCCATTCTGCCATAAGATAGATAGCCCTGATGTTCCTTTTATCCGTGAGCTTAAGGGGCTTGCCCATCTTTGGACTCCTATTGTAGCAGAATGTAGTCAAGAGGTACATGTGCTTGAATTGGTTCATGCGCTCCATCCAACCCCTGCTGTTTGTGGAATTCCAAGGGAGATCGCAAGAGCGTGGATCGCTGCTCATGAAACGTCTTCTCGTGGCTGGTATGCTGGACCTATTGGATGGTTTGATGCGAAAGGAGAGGGGGCATTTTTTGTTGGCATTCGATCGATGTTAGTACATGGAAGAACTGTGTGGGTGTATACAGGTGCTGGCATTTTGAGAGGTTCAGAGCCCGAAAAAGAATATAAGGAGATTGCGGCTAAGCAAGCCTCGCTCTTAATGTCTGTGGGGGATGTACAAAAATGA
- the menD gene encoding 2-succinyl-5-enolpyruvyl-6-hydroxy-3-cyclohexene-1-carboxylic-acid synthase, translating to MTNLHTAWARLIIRSFADSGVRHVVISPGSRSTPLALAAAEEQEVQCHAVVDERTAGFFALGQGRWERNPTLLICTSGTAGAHYLPAIIEASQSYIPLVVMTADRPWEAYDAALSQTTDQVKLFGNHVRHYAEIGLPDPQEMAMLGAQRIAAQAVYRSQYPVPGVVHINARFRKPLEPIVMPAEEPWEETYRRIVGNGPSRFFIPQMSVHEEAIDQLTYACLRSHCGWIACGPSLHVEPQEKLCREVVKLAKALGFGVLAEIASGVRCGLDPAQVVAPSFFASLLRSCSWHRSLCPDLILEINAPLVSEEYHSWVRNHRWIDRYVVAPYGWNDSQGGARMLIHGPPSQVLSGIRRRLDPGDKRSVVSSLKQLQKADRYVESILEQEWQGGSLTEGMVAFSVMQALQQGDIMMIGNSNPIRLFDRYCPVKKKPIYVFHQRGVSGIDGLVAGAVGIQKVAKKRMVLVVGDLSFLHDLGGLVLCRQVEGPLVIVVIHNGGGRIFEQLPVARQPSLAPLLERYFVVFHHLTFKGIADMCGVYYVQVTERTQLADALTSGLNQKGCTVIEVKVPPHDSQRRWSALGAQVDEYLKRVSQ from the coding sequence ATGACCAACCTTCATACAGCTTGGGCTCGTCTCATCATACGGAGTTTTGCTGACTCTGGTGTTCGTCATGTGGTGATCAGTCCTGGCTCCCGTTCTACTCCTCTTGCGCTAGCTGCTGCTGAGGAACAGGAAGTTCAGTGCCATGCTGTGGTCGATGAAAGAACAGCTGGTTTTTTTGCTCTTGGCCAGGGGCGCTGGGAGCGTAATCCAACGTTGCTGATCTGTACTTCAGGCACGGCGGGAGCTCATTACTTACCTGCCATCATAGAAGCAAGTCAATCTTATATCCCTCTTGTGGTGATGACCGCAGACCGTCCTTGGGAAGCTTACGATGCTGCTTTGTCTCAGACTACAGATCAAGTCAAACTGTTTGGAAATCATGTTCGACACTATGCTGAAATCGGCCTTCCTGATCCCCAGGAGATGGCCATGTTAGGAGCTCAACGCATTGCTGCTCAAGCCGTTTACCGTTCTCAGTATCCTGTCCCTGGTGTAGTGCACATCAATGCCCGTTTTCGTAAACCTCTTGAGCCTATCGTCATGCCCGCTGAAGAACCGTGGGAAGAGACCTATAGGAGAATTGTAGGTAATGGTCCTTCTCGCTTCTTCATTCCTCAAATGAGTGTCCATGAGGAGGCTATCGATCAACTGACTTATGCTTGCCTGCGGTCTCACTGTGGGTGGATTGCGTGTGGCCCTTCTCTGCATGTGGAACCGCAAGAGAAACTCTGTCGGGAAGTGGTCAAACTGGCCAAGGCATTGGGATTTGGGGTGCTTGCGGAAATCGCGAGTGGAGTCCGATGTGGACTTGATCCAGCCCAAGTTGTAGCTCCTTCTTTTTTTGCTAGTCTGCTGCGGTCTTGCTCGTGGCATCGCAGTTTATGTCCTGACTTAATTCTTGAAATCAATGCTCCTCTTGTTTCAGAAGAATATCATAGTTGGGTCAGGAATCATCGTTGGATTGACCGTTACGTTGTCGCGCCTTATGGATGGAACGACTCTCAGGGGGGGGCTAGAATGCTGATCCATGGCCCCCCTAGCCAGGTTTTGTCTGGTATCCGGAGACGATTGGATCCTGGGGACAAACGATCTGTCGTTTCCTCATTAAAACAACTTCAAAAAGCAGATCGTTACGTTGAGAGTATTTTGGAGCAAGAGTGGCAGGGAGGTTCTCTGACTGAGGGGATGGTTGCTTTTTCTGTTATGCAGGCTCTTCAACAAGGGGATATCATGATGATTGGGAATAGCAATCCGATCCGACTTTTTGATCGCTATTGCCCGGTTAAAAAGAAGCCGATTTACGTGTTTCACCAACGAGGGGTGAGTGGAATTGACGGGTTAGTTGCGGGAGCAGTGGGAATTCAGAAGGTGGCCAAGAAGAGGATGGTTCTGGTGGTTGGAGATCTGTCCTTTTTGCACGATCTTGGAGGACTTGTACTCTGTCGTCAGGTGGAAGGACCTTTGGTTATTGTCGTGATCCATAATGGAGGGGGGCGTATTTTTGAACAGCTTCCTGTTGCTCGACAGCCTTCCCTCGCTCCTCTTCTCGAGCGTTATTTTGTTGTCTTCCATCATTTAACCTTTAAAGGGATAGCGGACATGTGTGGAGTCTATTATGTGCAGGTAACTGAACGTACACAACTGGCAGATGCTCTCACTTCTGGTCTTAATCAAAAGGGATGTACAGTGATTGAGGTGAAAGTCCCTCCTCATGATTCCCAACGGCGGTGGTCTGCTTTAGGGGCTCAGGTGGATGAATATTTAAAGAGAGTTTCTCAATGA